The Hemiscyllium ocellatum isolate sHemOce1 chromosome 5, sHemOce1.pat.X.cur, whole genome shotgun sequence region tgagcttatattgcaacatttaagaggcatttgaatgggtatatgaatagaaagggtttggagggattatgggccaggtactggcaggtgggacgagactgggttgggatatctggttggcatggacgggttggatcgaagggtctgtttccatgctgtacacctctataactATTAAAACCTCATCTGTTATTACCTCGTAACATATTTCTTTCAGGACTGAAAGAAACAGAACTTATATCTTAACATAAAGAACATTTAGTACATTCTCCCCCAAAACAATAAAATCGGTTAACTTCAAAATGACAATTGTAAAACATTGAAAATGCTTGGCATATTCAGCACAGTAAGTGATCAGTGGACATCCTGGAAACATTTCACGTTGATTATACTTTCACTGCTATTGATGTTGGCTTTGGTTCTTGTTGGTTATGTTGCACTATCAGCCCATAGTGAGATTGGTGGATCCCATCTCCTGGCTTTTCTAGTTGCAGATCTCCCAGAATTATATGGAGTAAATAAGGAGCGatttccaattcatgaaccaagtGATTGGTGGATAAAGAAGATCAAGGCAGATTAATTTGAATACTTTATGCACTGAACCAGAGGTAACAGGAATTCTATTTGAGTTACGTAAGCAATTTCCGAGACTAGAAAATCACTAATGcagcttgttttcactggagtattaataattattttaaaagagcCTAGTTGTGACTTTATAGAGGCAATTATTTCATGTGTTAGTTTCTTAAAGAAAACATTAGTGGAAATAACAAATTATCAAAACTTTATTCCCCAGGAATAATCCACACTGATTTCCTAGTTATGTTGTACAAAAGAAATACCGCTATCTGTATATTTTCTCCTTTTGGGAAAGGAGCAAAGTGATTTAAGGGTTAGTGTCAGAGATTTAAGCACAAAGACAACATCTGGCCCATCATGTTCATGCCAGTCATCAGGCACCAAACTATTCCAGTTCCATTTTACAGAATGTGGCCTGTAGCCTTGTatgctatggcatttcaagtaTTTATGTAAACGCTTCTTAAATATTGTCATGGTTCCTGTCTCTATCACTTTACAGGCAGGGAGTTATAAATACCCTGCAAGCTCCGGTGAAAAAacctttcctcaaatcccttctaaatCTACTATCTCTTATCTTAAAGCTACACCTTCTGCTTATTGAACTTCTACTAAGTGGAAAGAATTCTTCCTACCTACCCTCTAATTTTGGAGATCTCAACCAGATCGCCCCTCACCTTTCTCATCTCTAAGGGAAACAACTTGCACCCTGTCTGGTCAGTCTTCATAGCTGAAACATCTGAGCACACATACACAAATCATGGAAAACGGAAGGAGAAATCGGTAAAGCCACTGGAATAAACATAATAGGGTATTGGGTTTAAACATAAAGGcttaaaagtgtgttgctggaaaagcacaggtcaggcagcatcaaaggagaaggagaatcgatgtttcgggcatcagcccttcttcaggaatcttaagcccgaaacatcgattctccttctcctttgatgctgcctgacctgctgcgcttttaagctctgatccccagcatctgtagtcctcacttcctcctagttgCTTTAAACATAAGGCAAAagtataaaaacaaaaaaaaaaattgtaaaccTCTTGTAAGTTGCTCCTTTGTCCAATTCTGGGTATCACACTTTAGGAAGGTGCCATGGTCTTGGAAAGGGTGTAACAGAAATTTAACAGAATGATACCAGGGATGAGGGAATTAGACTGGTTCCCATTAGAGGAACGTTAATATTGGGAAATTATGAGGGATTTTGATATAGTAAATATAGAGAAATTAAAAGGTGCATTTGAGTTACAAATTTAGCTTTCAAAGACAAGGCGGTTAAAAGAAATGCCAAAGAGGTTAGCAGACTTCGTTTCAATAACAACAAGTGTTTAGCTTTGGAATACATCCCACAGAGGTGTGGCGGAAACAGTGAATTATAACTAGCTAAAGATAATTGGACACAAACGTGAAAAGAAATCTGAACGAGGTATGAGGGAGGAGCAGGACTGTGTGCGATTTAGGCAGCTCTttcaggaagtggttgagacatGCCGGGATAACTAGCTTCCATTCCTCTTTAGAGTTAGACGCTGGAAGTTCGGCCAAGGTGGTCATCTTCCACGTGACATCTAAtccagttccccccccccccccaataggcTGCCAGTCTATCCTCAGTGACTCATTCTGTTAAAATGCTTTTGCTTCGATAATTTGCGTTGACTAAAAGCAAATAACTGATCAAGTTTTCTACCAAGACACAGGTTACAATAAACATTCCGATAGCTGCCATTAGCTGCTGCGCGCCCTGGTCAAAACCCTGCAAATAAACAGAGCTCTGTATATACACCGTACCCACCAACACCGTTGGCTTGCATGGTCAAAACACGAATACAAGAAATCTTAATTTACCCTGTACTCCTTTTGGAAGAATGTTTAATTCTAAATTCACGAGGATCTGCACATTTATTGTTCGATATTGTTAAACCATTCAGTCAGAGAAGTCCACCAAACTTCGCCAAACCATTACCGTAATACTCCCGTCTCTCCTTCAGCGCACGGTGCAGAGAACATGGGGAGACcggagacagcaagctaatgtttcgggtctagatgactcttcagcagAGTTTTCACTTCAGCTTCTGATGAAGTGTTATGTAAGCTCAAAACGTtaccttggtctctctctctctggacgtTCTGACCCgccgtgatctccagcatttgttgtttacaggacaatctgcagtaatttgttccgaGCATCTGAGTTTGATCACTAGGTGGCAATGTCCGGTtaaaccccctccccaccccgctCCGCCCCGCCCGGCACTGAACCACAACAGCAACTGGACAGAGGACAGGGAGGGGTTTAGGGACAACAAACGGGGAGACGAATcgcagacctgaaacgttaactcgaTTTCTCTCTCCGCACACAATTTCcactcatttcagattttcagcatccgcacTCTGTTGCTTTTGTAAAATTAAATTAATTCGTATCGGCTTCAGTTTTGCCTTGGTCATGGGGCAGATCTTTCATTTCAGATCCTGTGTCAACTCTCATctgtcttttcaaacaaaacgGAGGCTTCCTTCCCTTTTCAAGTGGAGATTAAAAATCGCCACATTCTCCTCGTTAATTCCATCCAACTCCCCCTCACAGCCAACACAATTAGAAAGCGGCGCTTTCTCTCACTTGTTGCTCGGACCCTTTGTAAATGACATGCCATTTGCTCGCTTTCCATGGACCGCGCTTCATGGATGacaccctgcccctgcccctgaaCCGGCTGCGGGCTCCTGTTCCCTTCGGTCCTGCAGTGAATGTGGCTGCTCCAGAGCAAACACCCCACCTCTCAATCTAAATCATAAAAGTCGTGGTGTGGGTGCTGCTGTTTTCATGCTTtttcagtgacagtaacactgAGCAGTAGCTTTCTGCAGCCTGTCATTACCACGGCAGACAGATAGGCATTCTAGTGGAAATGACACCCCATTACCCAAACTCTGACAGTTCGGCCACATTTTGGGATgcacaaagttaagaatcacacaacaccaggttatagttcaacaggtttatttggaagcactagctttcggagctccgcttcttcatcaggtggctgtggggtacgtgaaggagcggcgctccgaaaactagtgcttccaaataaacctgttggactataacctggtgttgtgtgatttttaaatcagGAACTATGGCAGCCTAACGAAATTCCGGAGTTTGCTGCCTTTAAGGAGGACCGTCTGCAAACCGTCTATAGCAGTGAGATATTCAGTCTGGAAACAGCAGATATCTTACCCACTGTATCCTCTCGGCCAAAGCTACAGAGAGGCAGAATTAAGTTGTGTTCCATTTGTGAATGGAATATCGATTTCCTGAAAGTTGCTAGTACAGAGCTTAGACAAAGCCATTCAGTGCTGCTTTCATTCGATGTAGTGCTGTCCAATGTTGTTAGTTCAATCTCGTCTGCTATTGTTGATAACTGTCGCTGGAATTGGCTAATATCGAAATTTCCAGACTCCACCAAAAGATTTGATTGACTCGGACTCCGCTTATACCGGATTCCAAGATGCTGTAAAATGTAGCCAGAGCAGAAATCCGGTGCATTTAGTCTTTCTCtttaactgggacagtgttctgCAACTTCATATTTTAGGTGGAGCTTCTCTGGGCTCACATCAATTCATGACATAATCTGAAAGTAACTCTTACCTCAGAATTGAGGAATTATTTCAGGGGAGGTTCTGATCTCAGTAACATTATCGGATATTACTTACCTAACCGAATACACCTGCTGCTCTAATGAGGATAATCACATTCAAACTGCAGTTTTTAAAACAGTCAGTTATTGTCTTAGAAATGCTCCCAGATTCCGCTTCACACGTGTGTTATGTATGTATATCATAAACACTTAGACGTCTCTGCACACAAACAACATCCTGCTGTAATAACCCGAAGTGTTGTGTATAGTTTTTTGTTTAAAAGAGTCAGTATTGCAAGTGATCTCGTTCCTAACTGGACCCAGTTCTATCAGACCGGGGTTAGGGCAATATGGGGAGATGGACTCACTAAACTGAAGTGGGAATGTTGCCATGTGCCATTTGAACTATCACCAATCCGGCGCTGAGCCCAATGTCAGCAATCATTCATGTTCTATCTCACAGGGTgagattttaaaatgttgaaaccCGGAGTGCTTATTAGCAGCTAACTTCAATAATGTTGGTAAAAATACAGAATTTGGAACGTTTTGACTCTATAAGATGTGTCCTACACTGCCTTGGAACTATTTTTTCCCTCGAGCTTCCCCTGTTTTGGATGTTTCTTAAACGCTAAAGAACTGAGCAGCCAGCAATGCCCCGGGTTCATGCCACCAAATGTATTGGATATGGAGCATGTAGCCTCACCTCTGCCTGGTGATGAGGTTAAGGTAGTGTTTCAGTGCGGCGTAGTATTTGGCCAGATCCTCAGCAGAAGCGCCTTCTCCTGGGTCGTTGGGCTTGGGCGGGTAAGCCTCGGCAAAAGTTCCTATACAGATCAGCAAGCAAAATGAAACTCCCAGCCAAAACTTCATGTTGCCTTGCATCTGGAaggacaacaaaaaaaaatcaactgagCAGcgcattttttttcccccagacaAGCTCCCGTTTCTGAGACATACGCATTAAAAAACAATCCAGTTCTTAAGCCGAGGAGAAATGTAACGTTTGACACTCCCCAGCGTTACAAAACATCGCACCAAGTGCAGCCGCTTACCAGAACGATCACTGTGTGgggtctctcacagacacagtgACACAAGTCGCTATGTGCCGAGAAATTACAAACAGACTCAGATTGCCTGCTCGTAGCAATTCTCCCAAAACACACCGACACACAAGCCCATCCCTTTTGAACATCGAGCAGCAGCTGGGAACGCAACCTCGGGCGCTTCCCATTTTCGCTCGATGCCAGTTTTATACTATTCATTATCCTTTGGCTAAGCTGTTTGATATCGGTGCAAAAAACTTTGTTAAAGTCCACCGTGCACTGCTATATATGATGAAGCATGCATTTATTCTGAAATTAGTCTGAAATCACCACCGAGCTCATCATTTCTTAGTTTAAGTTGCATTCAGCAATCTAAAATCACAATTGGTCAAACTCGGACGATTTACACGCAACGCTTTCCCCTAGAATATTTTCCGCATATAACGTATGTAATCTATACGTTACACAGAGAGCCTGCCTCAGTGAGCCAATCCGATTTGGTGTTAGCCTTGTTCCGGGTTCATGTTACTCACATCTCGGGTCCAGCTGATGGTCAGAGGAAGTTGCTGGGAACCGGACAAGGAACTCTCGCTGTTCTGTGGGCGTCTCTGGCTGGTCGCCGTCTTTTTGAGGCTGAGAAGCTAATGCCATGTCATGCTTTTTATGTGTTCCCTTGGAGGAATTGAGGGAGGTTCCTAGTCACGCTTAATTGACCAGAATTCGTTATCACATTCCTGCAAAGGCGAAACGACGTCAGCAGTGGCGGTGTTGGAGCCCTGTCACTAACCTGCTGATCTATCATTGATAACACTGATTGCTTCCTGCCAACTCAAAGGAAACTTTCGGTCCTATCTACTGTGACCCCTTCCCCCTTAATATCCCAAGGGAGAATTCGCGATACAATGGTATTTAAAACAAGCTTTAGCAATTCTAAATTATTATCTATTAATAACACTGTACACTCGAACACTTAGTCTGCAGCCTCCTCGTGCCTTCGACTGAGATAAGGCTAAATTGCTTCATGGCTCACGCTGTATATTTGCTGATCTGTGTGTAAAGCAGAGAATCACCCAACTGGGAGCCCACAGCCCCTGCAATACGTTCAAGTGTAAGTTTCTCGGTGATTTGCATGTATTTCTCTACACTTTCACATCCTGTTTTTATGTTTCACGGTTGTCAGAAACAACGATTTTAATAAAACACATGAACACCGGCGCATGTTTAAAACGAACGATCCTTATAACAATTTTATTACTAATGTTTTGATTTGGGGGCCGTTACACATTGCTCTACTGCAGCACCTTCAATAGGTTCAAAACATTCAAACGTATACCAGGAGATCTTTGGAAATAAATACATCTTTGAAATAATTCGAGACCCTGGGAAGAGCCCCAGTATTGTATTGACAGTCTGGAAAGGTGGATTCTGCTTGGTCTAAATACGAGAGGCGCAAGTCTCTTATTAATAAAATGCTCTTTTTGGCTGGCTGGTCAGCCCGGCTTAATTCTTAAAAATTACATACACAGACGGTCAATTTTTCCCCAGTTTAAATGAAGGAGGATGCAATGCATTTCTTCCAAGAAATGAGGTTTTCCTTTGACTTTGAATAATGTGATAGTTTTGTGTtcactgctggtgtgtgtgtgtgtgagtgagtgtgctggTGAGGGAGGACAGAGGAGATCGGGAAGATCCAAATACTGCTGCAGGTATCACTACAAACCCGGCGCCGACAGGGGAAATCCTCATAAACACAATCATTCTCAATACTGAACGATTGTGCCCCAAAAGCTTTGCACTTTTGTCACCCGTGAGCAGGAATGTCTGTCGTAACTCTAGTACAAAATTCGAGATCAAGAAACACGTCAGAAAATGTGCTCCCCACTCCCATGACAGTGAGCTCAAAGCTCCACAGAGCAAGCCTCCCGCTGGTAATACTTGACACATCCTTTTGTTTCCCGGCGGACTGTGGGAGGCAGGGGTCCGCAGAACCCAGTTACATTGTAAACATTCACCATGCAAGATTCTTTCAAGGACTCCCACAATCTAAATTATCACCCCATCCCTCATTTTCGTGGAGGCTTTTGCTTCTTTAAAACTCAATGTCTGGAGTACGAGAGTGACGCCAGATATTCCTGATCGCGGGTGACAGGAATGAAACGCTGTTGGAGCACAATCATTCAGTATTGAGAACGTATTGTCCACTTTACAAATGAAAGCAGATAAAATGGATCTTCTTGCTCCCTTTGCTTAATGGGTATTTAAGGTGTGAGAGTTTTATTGAAAGTTACATCTGATCTCTGATTCACATGAGGTGGGAAAGGAGACCCTACTTTTGCTGTTCCTGCTTCACGCTGGCTCACAACTGCTATCATTGCCTAAGCAGTGAGATGTGCTTTTACACTACCCAGACTCTCTGAAGTAATGGTGGGCGAATTAGACAGCgagctagagggagagagagaggaaaactcTGAACTGGGTAATGTCGACGTAATTGCTAAGTTCAGGAATTCATGTCAAAATAGGTTAGTCAGTCAGTCAGGACCCTAAAGTGGGATGTAGACGTGTTCTCCTGTGGTTCATCCTGACAATAAGAGGAGCACTTTCAGACATCATTACCCTAAAGAGATTCGTTTTAAAAAGCATCTTGCAGTTTGTTAAAAAGCTGACATGGTCATGACAGGCGCCGATTTTCAATATTTGGAAGAAAGGGCAAGTCGGAAATAGAGGGGCTGAAGGGATAGAAATACAAATATATTAGCATCTTCTGCAACTCTTCTCTCGGATATGTTTCCCACCAAACATGTACATTTCTGAGTGTCTACTGAACAAGGCCATTCCGCAGTTCACAGGCTAATACTGAGGACCCCAAAACCATGGATCACGGCTGATCTAGAACGGAAGGTGGGGAATAAGACTATTCTCTCTCGCAAGGAAGTCTGTCAGGAGCTAAAATTCAAGTTATCAACACTATGAACAGGATTGATAGAGCGACTGGAAAAGACTGTGTCATCAGGAAGATGAGCTTAAATTGAAAATGATCACCCAAAGAATGAGGTTCGGAGAGAGTTCTCCACACAGAGAGAATTTGTGAACGGACTGAcgctttgtcaaagggaaattttTGCAGATATGGAGGGAAGTAAATGCACATTTGAAACACAAGGCGAGTCCAGTATTATATTAGTTTGGGGATTAttcttggcatcacaaaatggATTTCTGtgcaaaaagggaaaaaaaggaaTTGCTGTATTTTTTTGTCTGGCATTCGGGGGCAAATTTCAAATATTCCCAGGTGACAGGGAGGATGAGGATGAGGAAAATAGAATGTGCACCCTTGAAGCCCAACTTTTGACAGAGACTCCCAGGAAATCGGAGCTTTCAGTCTATATACGGTCGGAGAGTGGAGAACCGGCGCGGTACACGCTGAGCCGTGTCACCTTTACCGGGGGAGTTTAAATCCTgataccccacccccctcccttgAAACTTTGTGAAAGATGTCTCTGACTGGGGTGGACAGTCCCCAGGTACCGAGCTCGATGATTACACACTTGTCTCAGCGTTGGGGATCTGCGTTCGAGTTCACCGCGgcaatcactcacactgaccctgaACTTCTGCCTGGAACCTCCAGCTACTTCCTGACCCCTGACTGTACTCCGAGAGGCTCCGATTGTCCCTCAACTTGACCAACTCTCTACCCTAACTTAGCCCAAAACTCCTAGACTCTTCCCTGACCCACCACCCACTCAACCCTTTACCAACACCACCTACCTCATCTACCCACTCTCCTGCCATCCTACCCGCCTGCCATACAACCTTCCTGCCATCCTACTCTCCTACCATCTCACCCTCCTGCCATCCTACCCTCCTGCCATCCTACTAGCCTGCCATCCTACCTTCCTACCATCCTATTCTCATCTGCCAACATTGCAACCAGGCAATAAAAAGCCTAGAAATGTGGTGAAGGCAACTTCAATTCAAGGAGGCAATTATTTGGACAGCCCTTCATCAATTTGCTgctgatgcctgaaatgtcgattttcctgctcctcagatgctgcctgacctgctgtgcttttccagcaccgctctaatcttgacttgagATTGTCTGGGGAACAGAGATGGACTGAGTAATAGAGATGGACTGGGTAACACATCCAGATTGGGTAATAGAGACAGACtgggtgacagagacagagttGGTAACAGAGCTGGACTGGGTGACAGAGCCAGCCTGGGCAATAGAGACAGTCTGGATATTAGAGTGGACTGAATCATAGAGCTGGTGTGGGcacaatgtgctgaatggcctctgacTGCAGCTTCATAATTCTGTGATTACACGAGAACCACCATCACTCTATGCCCCTCCCCACCAGCTCACCCACCCCCATTATACCTACCACCTCACCCACCATCTCATCCGCCACTAGACCCACCCACCACCATACTTACCTACCACCTCAAtcaccacctcactctcacacCACTTATCATCCCACCCACTGACTCATCCACTTACTCATCCTGTCTTCCCCCATCCCCCAGCTATTCACTCATCCACTTATCATAAATTCACTTTTGAACATTTAAACTCCACATAAGCAGCTAATGTTGTAAGAAAGTGGGACCCTTGTCTCCACCCATCTTAATTTTCTAAAGTGGAGCTCTGCAACAGACTGTTCAATTCTGCATTTCTGAAGAAGtctgtgttagattagattagattagacttacagtgtggaaacaggcccttcggcccaacaagtccacaccgacccgccgaagcgcaacccacccatacccctacatttaccccttacctaacactacgggcaatttagcatggccaattcacctgacccgcacatctttgtgactgtgggaggaaaccggaccacccggaggaaacccacgcagacacggggagaacgtgcaaactccacacagtcagtcgcctgagtcgggaattgaacccgggtctacaggcgctgtgaggcagcagtgctaaccactgtgccaccgtgccgcccacgatgatCCAGCTAAATATTCACTGTGGTGTCTGGACACAGAAAACTAGGAGCAGAGCAGCAAAGTTGATTGCTGCTTCCTGAAAGATCCAAGCCAGTAATGAAAGCTTTAAACGaccttttaaaaaatagtttAATTTTTGTCTGTTCTCTTCACctccacaacccccccccccccccgcccgcctTATTCTCTTGCACATTATCTAAGATTACTTTCATTTACCCCAGGATGAAAACAAACATCTCAGATGTCAGATTGATTTCCTGACAACACTTGTGATGGAGGGGTGGTCCAGAAAAATCACTGATTAATTATAGTAGCTGCCTTTGAGCAAGATAATGAAGGTTAATTAGAGCAGACAGCCTGGGaccaagtcccaccttctcctgGGATGggtcataacatatctgaacaggctGACTATGGGGGCAAGTTGGTAGGCATTATTGCCTCGATAACAGTACCATCTGCCTAGCTTGCATTTTCTACCTGTATAATGAGGAGATATCATGATCACAATAAAACAACAGCAtatatttatgtagcacctttaggGTAACAATATCTTCAAGCACTAGAGTATCATCAAAGAAAATTTGGTATCAAGCAACATAAGGTGATAGGTGATCCCAAGCTTGGACAAAACCATCAGTCTTAAGGAAAAGAGATGTTGGAAAGTCACAAAGCTTTAATTAAGAAATACTAGAACTTAGGTCTTAGGGAGCTGAAGCCTCGGCCATTATTGGCGATGTGATTAACATTGATGAATTGATCTTCATAGATTTTGGGTTAGAGGAGACTCTACAGATAGGGAGATGAAATGCTAAGTGGGAATTGAAAACAGGCAAGGCTACAGTTGTACAGTTGTAGTGTGTTGTTCAGTGGATGAATGGATCTAAGCATGAGTTCAGGTACAAACAGCAGTGTTGGATATATCTCAACCCGGAGCTTTTGGCTGATCTCAATGTTTTCATAACAGCAATCCAGCCTGTGCTTCATTGCTAGCTTCTCATGTTAGCTGTCTCCTCAGCATT contains the following coding sequences:
- the LOC132816001 gene encoding pro-neuropeptide Y-like encodes the protein MNSIKLASSENGKRPRLRSQLLLDVQKGWACVSVCFGRIATSRQSESVCNFSAHSDLCHCVCERPHTVIVLMQGNMKFWLGVSFCLLICIGTFAEAYPPKPNDPGEGASAEDLAKYYAALKHYLNLITRQRHGKRSNPEALITDLLLTEYLKFP